A window of the Candidatus Neomarinimicrobiota bacterium genome harbors these coding sequences:
- a CDS encoding inositol monophosphatase family protein produces MGTEPNDLLNVALEAAEKAASFISAESLKVRQVDYKGKTNLVTQADRGSEEIILDTIRSNYPNHNIITEESAGQTTDSSFVWIVDPLDGTTNFVHSYPFYAVSIAVYKDYVPQVGVILDVYHQHTYSATAGGGAHCNGKPIRVTDKHELLYSLLATGFKYEHDEVWEKNFDYYKTFTDITQGVRRAGAAALDLAHVACGWLDGLWEYGLNPWDAAAGVLIVEEAGGKVTKTDGSQFSIYTPDILATNGRIHGEMLTVFE; encoded by the coding sequence ATGGGGACTGAGCCGAACGATCTGCTGAACGTCGCTTTAGAGGCTGCTGAAAAAGCGGCCTCTTTCATTTCCGCGGAATCATTAAAGGTGCGCCAGGTCGATTATAAGGGAAAGACAAACCTTGTGACGCAGGCCGATCGCGGTTCGGAGGAGATCATCCTTGATACCATCCGTAGCAACTATCCCAATCACAACATTATAACCGAAGAATCTGCCGGTCAGACAACCGATTCCTCTTTTGTGTGGATTGTAGATCCTCTTGACGGTACAACCAACTTTGTCCACAGTTACCCATTTTACGCTGTCTCAATTGCGGTCTATAAGGACTATGTGCCACAGGTGGGGGTCATCCTGGACGTGTATCACCAGCACACTTATTCAGCAACGGCTGGTGGTGGCGCCCATTGCAACGGCAAGCCGATCCGCGTAACCGATAAGCATGAACTCCTCTATAGCTTACTGGCCACGGGATTTAAGTACGAGCATGACGAGGTGTGGGAAAAAAACTTTGATTACTATAAGACTTTTACGGATATCACCCAAGGGGTGCGCAGAGCGGGCGCGGCGGCTCTCGATCTTGCGCACGTGGCGTGTGGCTGGCTCGATGGTCTCTGGGAATACGGACTTAATCCGTGGGATGCCGCGGCGGGCGTCCTAATAGTGGAAGAAGCCGGCGGAAAGGTTACGAAGACCGACGGTTCTCAATTCTCTATCTATACACCGGATATCCTAGCCACTAACGGCAGGATTCATGGCGAGATGTTGACTGTTTTCGAATGA